A single genomic interval of Mycolicibacterium holsaticum DSM 44478 = JCM 12374 harbors:
- a CDS encoding MarR family winged helix-turn-helix transcriptional regulator — MKHSTPESSTGRLPGLDDTEQRCWQVFSETATALCAALNRQLVEAHGLTLWDVMLLRFLANSGDGCARMGEIAEVLAVIPSRVSQQTRRLEAQALVRRCKSQQDRRVVIASITREGRARLKPALATYAKGVRALYLNSLTRQQMTGFGDSCRRVGTPLRQQEAPAKSTRS, encoded by the coding sequence GTGAAGCACAGCACTCCCGAGTCGTCGACTGGTCGATTGCCGGGACTCGACGACACCGAGCAACGGTGCTGGCAGGTGTTCAGCGAGACCGCGACAGCACTCTGTGCCGCGTTGAACCGCCAACTGGTCGAGGCGCACGGGCTCACGTTGTGGGATGTCATGTTGCTGCGTTTCCTCGCCAACTCCGGCGACGGTTGCGCGCGGATGGGCGAGATCGCCGAAGTCCTCGCCGTGATTCCCAGCAGGGTCAGTCAGCAGACGCGCCGATTGGAAGCCCAAGCGCTGGTGCGCCGATGCAAGAGCCAACAGGACCGGCGGGTCGTCATCGCCAGCATCACCCGCGAGGGACGGGCCCGGTTGAAACCGGCCCTCGCAACATACGCCAAGGGTGTTCGCGCCTTGTACCTGAATTCCTTGACGCGCCAACAGATGACGGGTTTCGGCGACAGTTGCCGACGCGTCGGCACACCGTTGCGACAGCAGGAAGCCCCGGCGAAATCCACCCGCAGTTAG